The Littorina saxatilis isolate snail1 linkage group LG15, US_GU_Lsax_2.0, whole genome shotgun sequence genome contains a region encoding:
- the LOC138947946 gene encoding cell surface glycoprotein 1-like — MRYRKQQNSRLQKNIRQQQNSRLQQNKQPTSTEQPTTKEQPTSTEQPTTTEQPTTTEQPTSTEQPTTTEQPTTTEQPTTTELQSTTEQPTTTKQPTTTELPTTTKLPTTTEQPTTTELPTTTKQPTTTEQLTTTKQLTTTEQPTTTELPTTTEQPTTTKEPTTTKQPTTTEQPTTTEQPTTTEQPTTTEQQTTTEQPTTAEQPTTTTEQPTTTEQPTTTELPTTTEQPTTTEQPTATELPTTTEQPTTTEQPTTTEQPTTTELPTTTEQPTTTEQPTTKEQLTTTEQPTTTKLPTTTEQPTTTEQPTTTEQPTTTEQPTTTEQPTTTEQLTTTEQPTTTKLPTTTEQPTTTEQPTTTELPTTTEQPTTTEQPTATELPTTTEQPTTTEQPTATELPTTTKQPTTTELPTTTEQLTTKEQPTTTEQPTTTKLPTTTEQPTTTEQPTTTEQPTTTELPTTTELPTTTEQPTTTEQPTTTEQPTTTEQSTTTEMPTTTEFCLNGGTPDGLDSCACPVGFRGNRCHKFIRDCAEPYIKDGYQSNNFKVMYIQPNSAPSPFLVS, encoded by the exons ATGAGATACCGCAAACAACAGAACAGCCGATTACAAAAGAACATTCGACAACAACAGAACAGCCGACTACAACAGAACA AACAGCCGACTTCAACAGAACAGCCGACTACAAAAGAACAGCCGACTTCAACAGAACAGCCGACTACCACAGAACAGCCTACTACAACAGAACAGCCGACTTCAACAGAACAGCCGACTACAACAGAACAGCCGACTACAACAGAACAGCCGACTACAACAGAACTGCAGTCTACAACCGAACAGCCGACTACAACAAAACAGCCAACTACAACCGAACTGCCGACTACAACCAAACTGCCGACTACAACAGAACAGCCGACTACAACCGAACTGCCGACTACAACAAAACAGCCGACTACAACAGAACAGTTGACGACAACCAAACAGCTGACTACAACAGAACAGCCGACTACAACCGAACTGCCGACTACAACAGAACAGCCGACTACAACAAAAGAGCCGACTACAACCAAACAGCCGACTACAACAGAACAGCCGACTACAACCGAACAGCCGACTACAACCGAACAACCGACTACAACAGAACAGCAGACTACAACAGAACAGCCGACTACAGCAGAACAGCCGACTACTACAACCGAACAGCCGACTACAACAGAACAGCCGACTACAACCGAACTGCCGACTACAACAGAACAGCCGACTACAACAGAACAGCCGACTGCAACAGAACTGCCGACTACAACTGAACAGCCGACTACAACCGAACAGCCGACTACAACAGAACAGCCGACTACAACCGAACTGCCGACTACAACCGAACAGCCAACTACAACAGAACAGCCAACTACAAAAGAACAGCTGACTACAACAGAACAGCCGACTACAACAAAACTGCCTACTACAACCGAACAGCCGACTACAACAGAACAGCCGACTACAACAGAACAGCCGACTACAACAGAACAGCCGACTACAACAGAACAGCCGACTACCACAGAACAGCTGACTACAACAGAACAGCCGACTACAACAAAACTGCCTACTACAACCGAACAGCCGACTACAACAGAACAGCCGACTACTACAGAACTGCCGACTACAACTGAACAGCCGACTACAACAGAACAGCCGACTGCAACAGAACTGCCGACTACAACTGAACAGCCGACTACAACAGAACAGCCGACTGCAACAGAACTGCCGACTACAACAAAACAGCCGACCACAACCGAACTGCCGACTACAACCGAACAGCTGACTACAAAAGAACAGCCGACTACAACAGAACAGCCGACTACAACAAAACTGCCTACTACAACCGAACAGCCGACTACAACAGAACAGCCGACTACAACAGAACAGCCGACTACAACCGAACTGCCGACTACAACCGAACTGCCGACTACAACCGAACAGCCGACTACAACAGAACAGCCGACTACAACAGAACAGCCGACTACAACAGAACAGTCGACTACAACAGAAATGCCGACGACAACAGAGTTCTGTCTGAATGGTGGAACTCCAGATGGACTTGATTCCTGTGCTTGTCCTGTGGGGTTCAGAGGAAACCGATGTCACAAGTTCATACGAG ATTGTGCCGAACCATACATCAAGGACgggtaccagtcaaacaactttaAGGTCATGTACATCCAGCCCAACTCGGCACCCAGTCCTTTCCTGGTGAGTTAA